Proteins from a genomic interval of Zingiber officinale cultivar Zhangliang chromosome 2A, Zo_v1.1, whole genome shotgun sequence:
- the LOC122043348 gene encoding 17.6 kDa class I heat shock protein 2-like — MSFTPFGFDPRRSNSVDPFSVDPFYSDLPYPRFRMAVADARVDWEETCEARVFKADLSCRQKRGVKVEVGGSSVQIRGERTCKREKKTDTRHRVKKTDTRHRCECVKKTDTRHRVEREKKIEIRHCVEQEKTTETWHRVERGKKTESWHCVEREKKTETWHREKKTDTRPRVAREKKTDSGGEVLRRFRLPANVKADQVEVAMKNRMLTVTVPKKVVKKPSGKSIKIYG; from the coding sequence ATGTCGTTCACTCCCTTCGGCTTCGATCCCCGGCGGAGCAACTCCGTCGATCCCTTCTCTGTCGACCCCTTCTACTCTGACCTCCCCTACCCCCGCTTCCGTATGGCTGTCGCTGACGCCCGCGTTGACTGGGAGGAGACCTGCGAAGCTCGCGTCTTTAAGGCCGATCTCTCCTGCCGGCAAAAGAGGGGCGTCAAGGTCGAGGTGGGCGGATCTTCCGTCCAGATCCGCGGCGAGCGTACCTGCAAGCGCGAGAAGAAGACCGACACCCGGCACCGCGTGAAGAAGACCGACACCCGGCACCGCTGCGAGTGCGTGAAGAAGACCGACACCCGGCACCGTGTGGAGCGCGAGAAGAAGATCGAGATCCGGCACTGTGTCGAGCAGGAGAAGACTACTGAGACCTGGCACCGGGTCGAGCGCGGGAAGAAGACCGAGAGCTGGCACTGTGTCGAGCGCGAGAAGAAGACGGAGACCTGGCACCGCGAGAAGAAGACCGACACCAGGCCCCGTGTCGCGCGCGAGAAGAAGACCGACAGCGGCGGCGAGGTCCTGCGCAGATTCCGCCTGCCGGCGAACGTCAAGGCGGATCAGGTCGAGGTCGCGATGAAGAACCGAATGCTCACGGTCACCGTGCCTAAGAAAGTGGTCAAGAAGCCTAGCGGCAAGTCGATCAAGATCTACGGTTAG
- the LOC122044283 gene encoding uncharacterized mitochondrial protein AtMg00810-like, with amino-acid sequence MGLMSYFLGLEVKQGVDDIFMSPEQYAKEVLKRFRMDDCNLVNTLVNCGTKLSKSDERKTVDPTRFKSLVGSLRYITCTRPDILYGVSLVSRFIEEPKETYWKAVKRILRYVRDSDWGGDCDDQRSTSDFAFFVGDISFSWMSKK; translated from the exons ATGGGACTTATGTCCTACTTTCTCGGCTTGGAGGTGAAACAAGGAGTTGATGACATATTTATGTCTCCAGAACAATATGCAAAAGAGGTCCTCAAGAGATTTAGAATGGATGATTGTAATCTAGTTAACACACTGGTGAACTGTGGAACAAAGCTATCCAAGAGTGACGAAAGAAAGACGGTTGATCCCACACGTTTCAAAAGTTTGGTGGGAAGCTTGCGGTACATAACTTGCACTCGACCGGATATATTATATGGAGTTAGTCTTGTGAGCAGGTTCATAGAAGAGCCTAAAGAGACTTATTGGAAGGCAGTCAAGCGAATCCTTCGTTATGTCCGAG ATAGTGATTGGGGTGGAGACTGTGATGACCAGAGAAGCACTTCCGACTTTGCATTTTTCGTTGGAGATATATCATTTTCTTGGATGTCAAAAAAATAA
- the LOC122040295 gene encoding uncharacterized protein LOC122040295 produces MAREFFESVEVWLPAEFLCDDIVHRGADRGGASGKIRRIPFGFAETEERKEDEDHMARLTKQMAHHFLQDDDLDAAIDAANKSKAMAGSAAPSPPAELWRKGNDLGDLLHEAAAQAVRLRQIGCLHDRGFLLVSNETSPATTAPKKSVLTPREQLQAARFYHLSRQLSIKQQLSAAWHKQQKANADGGFYGENRHGRPPDLPVSAWTPLRKPPPSLLPLSPTPSLPGSGMRAAFLGAATGRKESVGTGVFIPRTAGNKLEAKKITEISTVFMPEKVAQALNQNIVNVAAPTRFTGGFLNSDAFVGRESAVMSHHRKPYQKLSSPSPSPPFALAVGAGAHETGLPQEWTY; encoded by the exons ATGGCGAGGGAGTTTTTCGAAAGCGTAGAGGTTTGGCTCCCCGCCGAGTTCCTCTGCGACGATATCGTTCATCGGGGAGCAGATAGAGGCGGCGCCAGCGGGAAAATTAGACGCATCCCTTTTGGCTTCGCCGAGACGGAGGAGAGGAAGGAGGATGAGGATCACATGGCCAGGCTCACGAAGCAGATGGCCCACCACTTCCTCCAGGACGACGATCTGGACGCCGCCATTGATGCTGCAAACAAATCGAAG GCGATGGCCGGATCAGCTGCGCCGTCTCCGCCGGCGGAGCTGTGGAGGAAGGGGAACGATCTCGGTGATTTGCTACACGAGGCCGCAGCGCAGGCAGTGCGACTTCGTCAAATCGGTTGCCTCCATGACCGTGGATTTCTGCTCGTGAGCAACGAGACGTCGCCGGCGACGACGGCTCCTAAGAAATCTGTGCTGACGCCACGAGAACAACTACAAGCTGCTCGT TTCTACCATTTGAGCCGGCAACTATCCATCAAGCAGCAGTTATCTGCTGCGTGGCATAAGCAGCAGAAAGCCAACGCCGACGGCGGATTTTACGGGGAGAACCGGCACGGCCGACCACCGGATCTTCCAGTTTCCGCTTGGACGCCCTTGAGAAAGCCCCCTCCATCACTGCTGCCGCTTTCTCCTACTCCCTCGCTCCCAGGCTCCGGCATGCGCGCTGCGTTCCTAGGCGCCGCAACTGGTCGAAAGGAGTCCGTCGGCACCGGCGTGTTCATCCCCCGCACCGCCGGCAACAAGCTCGAGGCGAAGAAAATCACAG AAATTTCGACTGTTTTCATGCCCGAAAAGGTCGCACAAGCATTGAACCAAAACATAGTTAACGTCGCTGCTCCAACTCGATTCACCGGCGGCTTCCTCAACTCGG ATGCTTTTGTCGGGCGAGAAAGCGCCGTCATGTCACATCACCGAAAACCTTACCAGAAGCTCAGCAGTCCTTCGCCTTCCCCACCATTCGCACTAGCAGTAGGCGCAGGAGCTCACGAGACGGGCCTTCCTCAGGAGTGGACCTACTGA
- the LOC122043349 gene encoding guanylyl cyclase 1-like: protein MVPWRFRVIADKLAKMIGGRGADDGEDDFSLPFDHPIDCRSNSVDVPHMRQRFDWDCGLACVLMVLRTVGLEQFDIRDLEKICDTTSIWTVDLAYLLHKFSVKFSFLTVTLGANPEYSAESYYREQLQDDIERVNGLFEKALEAGINIQCRSISAKDISLLILTGQCVAVALVNKIKLSQYWTKDAQDADCYMSNSDYMGHYVVICGFDRGSGEFEIRDPASPRKHEKLSIECLDEARKSFGTDEDILLISLSGKKFTNLSSRLVK from the exons ATGGTTCCGTGGCGTTTCCGCGTCATCGCTGACAAGCTGGCGAAGATGATCGGGGGAAGAGGCGCTGATGACGGCGAAGACGATTTCTCTCTTCCattcgatcacccgatcgattgccGCTCCAACTCCGTCGAT GTTCCTCATATGCGGCAGCGGTTCGATTGGGATTGCGGCCTCGCCTGCGTGCTGATGGTCTTGAGGACGGTAGGTCTGGAACAGTTTGATATCCGTGATCTTGAGAAGATTTGTGACACGACAAG CATTTGGACTGTTGATCTAGCATACTTGTTGCATAAGTTTTCTGTGAAGTTCTCTTTCTTGACCGTGACATTAGGTGCAAATCCAGAGTATTCAGCTGAATCCTACTATAGA GAGCAACTGCAAGATGACATAGAGAGAGTGAATGGGCTATTTGAAAAAGCCCTAGAGGCTGggatcaacatacaa TGCAGATCCATCAGCGCGAAGGATATATCTCTCCTAATATTGACAGGCCAATGTGTTGCAGTTGCTTTAGTTAACAAGATCAAGTTGAG TCAATATTGGACAAAGGATGCACAGGATGCTGACTGCTATATGAGCAACTCAGATTACATGG GGCATTATGTCGTGATATGTGGCTTTGATCGAGGGAGTGGCGAATTTGAAATAAGAGATCCTGCCAGTCCAAG GAAGCATGAGAAACTTTCAATAGAATGCTTGGACGAAGCACGGAAATCTTTCGGCACCGACGAGGATATCCTACTG ATATCTTTGAGTGGTAAAAAGTTTACAAATCTTTCGTCCAGACTCGTAAAATAG